CAAACTACCAAGCAACCAAATATTGAGCGAGCTACCTTAAGTTGGGTATTATTTACACATGCTGGACAAATTTTGGTTATCAAACTAGGAGGGATGCGAGCATGGAAGAGGTATTCAAAAAAACTTCGGTGGAAACTATCACCCTAAACCCCTTCGAGATAGTGTTGAAAGATTGGATGCTGGTTACAGCAGGACCGCCGGAAGATTACAACACAATGACGGCAGGGTGGGGCGGTATGGGTGCTCTATGGGGTAAGCCAATATGTTTTTGCGTAATCCGCCCAACTCGGCACACATATAAGTTTCTGGAGAAAAATGAGAACTTCACCCTTTGCTTCTTCTCAGAAGAATATAAGGAGGCACTTCAATTTTGCGGTAGTAAATCAGGCCGTGACGTGTCAGATAAAGCAAGACAGGCAGGATTGACCCCGATTCCTGGCATGCTACCAATGACAACCGTCTTTAAGGAGGCAAGACTGATTTTAGAATGTCGAAAGATATACTTCCAGGATATTGATCCCAAAAACTTCCTTGATCCAAAAATTGAAGAATGGTACCCACAGAAAGACTATCACCGACTTTACGTAGGTGAGGTGGTGAATTGCTGGACAAAATAATAACATTGTAGATTTTATATGACACCCTTATTTGCCTTAAGCTAACACTACCAACCGATTGCTAAATAAATTTCTTATCATGCTTCTTGGTTTAATTGCTGCCGTTTGCTGGGTAGTTTAAATAGGATAACCTTTTAAGGGGAAGAATATAACTAGCCGCAATATTCTATAGAGAAAGGCCATGGAGGGCAATGTATGGATATAGAAATCACACACAACTCTTGCATTGCTGTTAAGGTACATGGCGAAATCGACATCGGCAATGTAGATGAATTTAGTGCAATGCTTGAAAAAGCAGCCAGAGATTCCCAAAACCGCTGCTTAGTGGTGGATTTATCGTCGGCAACATATATAGACGGCGCAGGAATCAAGGAGGTTCTGCGCATTTATCAAAGGCTAAGTTCACTAGGAGGTGCCATTGCAGTAGTACCAAGCAAAATGGCTCAAAGGATTCTTGAAATTCTCAGGGCTCACGAGCTTCCTGGCTTTGAAATTTGCGATGATTTTCAGACGGCTACAAAAGCGCTTTTAAGCTATACAGGTAATTCACAATGAACTATCAAGTTTTATACGAACCGCAACCAGAAGTTCCTAGAAAAACACAGAATGCTGAAATGACCCATTATCCGAGATGGTTAGGCTATTTTGCAACAATTGCTCTAGAAGCAATTTTAACTCTGATATTAAGTTTGTTGCCTCCAAGTTTTCCTTTGTACGAGTTTCCTATTCCCTATGTATTGCTAACAATGTTGGTTGCTCTCCTCTTTGGAGAAGGGCCGGCAATACTAGCATTTGTGCTTGGTTTTTTTGCTTTCGATTACTTTTTTATTCCGCCCCTTTACACAATATTTCCGCAGGCGGAAACCCAGCAAGGTTGGACTGCTCTTACTGCATACCTCATAGGTTCGGCGATAGTTGGATTTGCTACGATAATGATGCGCAGAGCACGCCAGCGAATCCAACGAATAGCAAACCAACTCAGAGAAATACAACAGGATCTCAACCGAGCCCAAGCCGTCGCTCATACCGGGAGCTGGAGACTAGACGTCCAAAAAAATGTGCTAATTTGGTCCGACGAAGTATATCGGATATTTGGAATACCACGAGGAACACCTATGACATATGAGAAATTCCTGGAATGTGTCCATCCTGAGGATAGAGAATACGTTGATAGAAAATGGAAAGCAGCCTTACAAGGCGAGCCTTATGATATCGAACATCGAATCATAGTGGACGGCAAAATTAAA
This sequence is a window from Armatimonadota bacterium. Protein-coding genes within it:
- a CDS encoding flavin reductase produces the protein MEEVFKKTSVETITLNPFEIVLKDWMLVTAGPPEDYNTMTAGWGGMGALWGKPICFCVIRPTRHTYKFLEKNENFTLCFFSEEYKEALQFCGSKSGRDVSDKARQAGLTPIPGMLPMTTVFKEARLILECRKIYFQDIDPKNFLDPKIEEWYPQKDYHRLYVGEVVNCWTK
- a CDS encoding STAS domain-containing protein, which gives rise to MDIEITHNSCIAVKVHGEIDIGNVDEFSAMLEKAARDSQNRCLVVDLSSATYIDGAGIKEVLRIYQRLSSLGGAIAVVPSKMAQRILEILRAHELPGFEICDDFQTATKALLSYTGNSQ